One Phycisphaera mikurensis NBRC 102666 DNA window includes the following coding sequences:
- a CDS encoding LOG family protein, giving the protein MPDPIDPQLRHSALAEESWRMFRILSEFVDGIEVMSAVGPAVSIFGSARTPEDDPVFAQAVACARKVVERDFAVITGGGPGIMTAGNKGAHEAGGQSVGLNIKLPHEQSGNPYQNVSLDFRYFFVRKVMFVKYACGFIIFPGGFGTLDELFESLTLIQTMKIRPFPVVCVGHDFWDGLLDWIRETLDEKYRTISHADLDLIHVTDDLDEAVAQIQGCFDPGEYAKRVAEPMPAQMIDLARAQAPR; this is encoded by the coding sequence ATGCCCGACCCCATCGACCCGCAGCTCCGCCATTCCGCCCTCGCCGAGGAGTCGTGGCGGATGTTCCGCATCCTCTCCGAGTTCGTCGACGGCATCGAGGTGATGTCCGCGGTCGGGCCCGCCGTCTCGATCTTCGGTTCCGCCCGCACGCCCGAGGACGACCCGGTCTTCGCGCAGGCGGTCGCGTGCGCCCGGAAGGTGGTCGAACGCGACTTCGCCGTGATCACCGGCGGCGGGCCGGGGATCATGACCGCCGGGAACAAGGGCGCCCACGAGGCGGGCGGGCAGAGCGTGGGGCTGAACATCAAGCTGCCGCACGAGCAAAGCGGCAATCCATACCAGAACGTCAGCCTCGACTTCCGCTACTTCTTCGTCCGGAAGGTGATGTTCGTGAAGTACGCCTGCGGCTTCATCATCTTCCCCGGCGGCTTCGGCACGCTCGACGAGCTCTTCGAGAGCCTCACGCTGATCCAGACGATGAAGATCCGCCCCTTCCCGGTGGTCTGCGTCGGCCACGACTTCTGGGACGGCCTGCTCGACTGGATCCGCGAGACGCTCGACGAGAAGTACCGGACGATCTCGCACGCGGACCTGGACCTCATCCACGTGACCGACGACCTCGACGAGGCGGTGGCGCAGATCCAGGGCTGCTTCGACCCCGGGGAGTACGCGAAGCGGGTGGCGGAGCCGATGCCGGCCCAGATGATCGACCTCGCCCGGGCGCAGGCGCCCCGCTGA
- a CDS encoding bacteriorhodopsin: MLSSSPLLAQALSAAPLADGESAVNLHHMANWFAYTPMQYQSVLHVFTLGYGVFAAALVFFILTLRKSHDRFQLSSVISCVVTISAGLILYHQSSVWENAFVFNEATGMYERIEGRLFSNGFRYMNWMIDVPNLLLSMLVLLPLAGAARSNITKWGAQFVVAGLVMVFCSWLGSFWEQGQHVAGRGTFWFWVNYLIGWVAYVWILVVVWQVINAGLEVLPERSAKLLRTIRTIFLISWTVYAFTLVQPLFWWSPVSVVTRQFLFTLADITSKAIYGVLLATIGFQLTDEFAARGENQSKLTASGEPAHAEA, from the coding sequence ATGCTCTCATCTTCCCCGCTGCTCGCGCAAGCCCTGTCGGCTGCGCCCCTGGCCGACGGCGAGTCCGCCGTGAACCTGCACCACATGGCGAACTGGTTCGCCTACACGCCCATGCAGTACCAGTCGGTGCTGCACGTGTTCACGCTGGGCTACGGCGTCTTCGCGGCCGCGCTCGTCTTCTTCATCCTGACGCTCCGCAAAAGCCACGACCGCTTCCAGCTCTCGTCGGTGATCTCCTGCGTCGTCACGATCTCGGCGGGTCTGATCCTCTACCACCAGTCCTCGGTCTGGGAGAACGCCTTCGTCTTCAACGAAGCGACCGGCATGTACGAGCGCATCGAGGGCCGGCTGTTCTCCAACGGCTTCCGGTACATGAACTGGATGATCGACGTGCCGAACCTGCTGCTGTCGATGCTGGTGCTGCTGCCGCTGGCGGGCGCCGCGCGGAGCAACATCACCAAGTGGGGCGCCCAGTTCGTGGTCGCGGGCCTGGTGATGGTCTTCTGCTCGTGGCTGGGCAGCTTCTGGGAGCAGGGCCAGCACGTCGCCGGCCGCGGCACCTTCTGGTTCTGGGTGAACTACCTCATCGGGTGGGTCGCCTACGTGTGGATCCTCGTCGTCGTGTGGCAGGTGATCAACGCCGGTCTGGAGGTGCTGCCCGAGCGCAGCGCCAAGCTGCTGCGGACGATCCGCACGATCTTCCTGATCTCCTGGACCGTCTACGCCTTCACGCTGGTGCAGCCGCTATTCTGGTGGAGCCCGGTGAGCGTGGTGACCCGCCAGTTCCTGTTCACCCTCGCGGACATCACCTCCAAGGCGATCTACGGCGTGCTGCTCGCGACGATCGGCTTCCAGCTGACCGACGAGTTCGCCGCCCGCGGCGAGAACCAGAGCAAGCTGACCGCCTCGGGCGAGCCCGCCCACGCGGAGGCCTGA
- a CDS encoding Brp/Blh family beta-carotene 15,15'-dioxygenase produces MAPWAPTCPGFAAEIAALPFALSLLALGMPHGAADAAVLLNERPRRGPGWPRSTAAGYLAIDGAALALLLLLPAVALLAFLPLTVWHFGRTAASRVADEPPRRCFAEAALLVLLPFAFRPGATLSLFDELVRLAGGDAPFPRAVVPLATAACVASAGMLAADLWRERKGRARAAARLALLFLVPALLPPLASVGLLFLLLHAGPECADLGRRLFPGLRGPLRRLARVHLVALPLWLPVLAAVAWLWPLAAERVPSAGPIHAAALFTLLACCVLTPAHEWLRLRVAAPPRTAGSASAEGSRSAAQRPRRPAGLAGPTRPHGIDAAALE; encoded by the coding sequence ATGGCCCCCTGGGCCCCGACGTGCCCGGGCTTCGCGGCGGAGATCGCCGCGTTGCCCTTTGCCCTCAGCCTGCTGGCGCTGGGCATGCCGCACGGCGCCGCCGACGCGGCCGTGCTGCTGAACGAACGGCCGCGGCGGGGGCCCGGCTGGCCAAGAAGCACGGCCGCCGGCTACCTCGCGATCGACGGCGCCGCCCTCGCCCTGCTCTTGCTGCTGCCGGCGGTGGCGCTCTTGGCCTTCCTCCCTCTGACCGTCTGGCACTTCGGCCGCACCGCCGCAAGCCGAGTCGCGGATGAACCGCCGCGGCGCTGCTTCGCCGAGGCCGCCTTGCTGGTGCTGCTGCCCTTCGCCTTCCGCCCCGGCGCGACGCTGTCGCTGTTCGACGAGCTCGTCCGGCTCGCCGGCGGCGACGCGCCGTTCCCGCGCGCGGTCGTCCCGCTCGCGACCGCGGCGTGCGTCGCCTCGGCGGGCATGCTCGCCGCGGACCTCTGGCGGGAGCGAAAGGGCCGCGCCCGAGCCGCGGCGCGGCTGGCCCTGCTGTTCCTCGTCCCGGCGCTGCTCCCGCCGCTCGCTTCCGTGGGCTTGCTGTTCCTCCTGCTGCACGCCGGCCCGGAGTGCGCCGACCTCGGCCGCCGGCTCTTCCCTGGGCTCCGCGGCCCGCTTCGCCGCCTGGCCCGCGTCCACCTGGTCGCCCTGCCGCTGTGGCTGCCCGTGCTCGCCGCGGTGGCGTGGCTCTGGCCCCTCGCCGCGGAGCGCGTGCCCTCGGCCGGGCCGATCCACGCCGCCGCGCTCTTCACGCTGCTCGCCTGCTGCGTGCTCACCCCCGCCCACGAATGGCTCCGCCTCCGCGTCGCCGCCCCGCCGCGGACCGCCGGCTCCGCGAGCGCCGAAGGCTCGCGGTCCGCGGCGCAGCGACCGCGGCGGCCCGCAGGCCTCGCGGGGCCCACGCGGCCCCACGGGATCGACGCCGCGGCGCTGGAGTGA
- a CDS encoding ATP-dependent Clp protease adaptor ClpS translates to MPSAPAPPTASPAAREPATLPPHVLVLHNDEQNTLGYVVDVLRRVLGLSASRAWRLARVTHRRGRCAVWAGHRELAELKAVQVRAAGPDPGVVALGDPCRPLRVSVERAPSG, encoded by the coding sequence ATGCCCTCCGCCCCCGCCCCTCCCACCGCCTCGCCCGCCGCCCGCGAGCCCGCGACGCTGCCGCCCCACGTGCTGGTGCTGCACAACGACGAGCAGAACACGCTGGGATACGTCGTGGACGTGCTGCGGCGCGTGCTGGGGCTCTCCGCCTCCCGGGCTTGGCGGCTGGCCCGGGTGACGCACCGCCGCGGCCGCTGCGCGGTCTGGGCGGGCCACCGCGAGCTGGCGGAGCTCAAGGCCGTGCAGGTGCGGGCCGCCGGCCCCGATCCCGGGGTCGTCGCGCTCGGCGATCCGTGCCGGCCGCTGCGGGTGAGCGTCGAGCGCGCCCCGAGCGGGTGA
- a CDS encoding PAS domain-containing protein — protein MPEASPPGTPASGPEGPSSARAHAATRVQLLKVRAERNELAFRCERLEAAMDAAGDGIWDVDLQNDRVHYSEGWARMLGLNRAELGSAVSTALDLMHPDDRDRVLNVFEEHIAATREDEYVIGFRMRHRTGTWVEIFSRGAVTRDHEGRAVRFIGTHVDVTRRKRELAELSAARAEAAEIRERLAEALGGALAQLARLPGSDPEAVEACRAAVGRTRARLAGGAEPAAGEADADAEALEAALGRLLAEAVGPRAAA, from the coding sequence ATGCCCGAAGCTTCCCCGCCCGGCACGCCCGCCTCCGGTCCCGAAGGCCCGTCCAGCGCCCGCGCCCACGCCGCGACGCGGGTCCAGCTGCTGAAGGTCCGGGCCGAGAGGAACGAGCTCGCCTTCCGCTGCGAGCGGCTGGAGGCCGCGATGGACGCGGCGGGCGATGGCATCTGGGACGTCGACCTGCAGAACGACCGGGTCCACTACTCCGAGGGCTGGGCGCGGATGCTCGGCCTCAACCGCGCGGAACTCGGATCGGCCGTGTCCACCGCGCTGGACCTCATGCACCCCGACGACCGGGATCGGGTCCTCAACGTGTTCGAAGAGCACATCGCCGCCACGCGTGAGGACGAGTACGTCATCGGGTTCCGCATGCGGCACCGGACGGGCACCTGGGTGGAGATCTTCTCCCGCGGCGCCGTCACGCGGGACCACGAGGGCCGCGCCGTCCGCTTCATCGGCACGCACGTCGACGTGACGCGGCGGAAGCGGGAGCTGGCGGAGCTCAGCGCCGCGCGGGCGGAGGCCGCCGAGATCCGCGAGCGGCTGGCGGAGGCGCTCGGCGGGGCGCTCGCCCAGCTCGCGCGCCTGCCCGGCTCGGACCCCGAGGCGGTGGAGGCTTGCCGCGCCGCCGTCGGGCGCACCCGCGCCCGGCTCGCCGGCGGCGCCGAGCCCGCGGCCGGCGAGGCCGATGCGGACGCGGAGGCGCTGGAAGCCGCGCTCGGCCGGCTCCTCGCCGAGGCGGTCGGGCCCCGCGCGGCCGCTTGA
- a CDS encoding deoxyribodipyrimidine photo-lyase, with the protein MPREPSPDIHADRIAALNDAEEKADGAYVLYVMEASMRSRMNHALELAAQHANRLGKRLLVLYPLVGDTFGAHRRQKHFMLQGVGPLRDKLTARRIRFAVVEGGMAETALRYAEDACRVVLDAGYLRDHRAWRDEVGNEAEVPVEEVESDVVVPVGTASDKKEHAARTIRPKIHKRLDDFLVALEPTELEKDATTMGIPDDEVDLSSDAKIGEALDRLGFGEGGVPPVPLFRGGEDAGEEMLERFLSTANGVYSDHRNQPQTDDVSHMSKYLHFGNLSPIRIALAARDKLSGDDRDDFLEELIVRRELTHNFVHFEEDYDKFSQLPAFARETLDEHRDDEREHVYTRQQLEDADTHDPYWNAAQRELVHTGYMHNYMRMYWGKKILEWTNTPEYGFETTLYLNNKYFLDGRDPNSFANVAWVYGQHDRGWTEREIFGKVRYMNRNGLERKAKPKAYVEKVDRLVEEAEQRRVG; encoded by the coding sequence ATGCCCCGCGAGCCCAGCCCCGACATCCACGCCGACCGCATCGCCGCCCTCAACGACGCCGAGGAAAAGGCGGACGGGGCTTACGTGCTGTACGTCATGGAGGCGTCGATGCGGAGCCGGATGAACCACGCGCTGGAGCTCGCTGCGCAGCACGCCAACCGGCTGGGCAAGCGGCTGCTGGTGCTCTACCCGCTGGTCGGCGACACCTTCGGCGCCCACCGCCGGCAGAAGCACTTCATGCTGCAGGGCGTGGGGCCGCTGCGAGACAAGCTGACGGCCCGCCGGATCCGCTTCGCGGTGGTGGAGGGCGGCATGGCGGAGACGGCGCTGCGGTACGCGGAGGATGCGTGCCGGGTGGTGCTCGACGCCGGATACCTCCGCGACCACCGGGCGTGGCGGGACGAGGTGGGCAACGAGGCGGAAGTCCCGGTGGAGGAGGTCGAGAGCGACGTGGTGGTCCCCGTCGGCACCGCGAGCGACAAGAAGGAGCACGCCGCCCGCACGATCCGCCCGAAGATCCACAAACGGCTCGACGACTTTCTCGTGGCGCTGGAGCCGACGGAGCTGGAGAAGGACGCGACCACGATGGGGATCCCCGACGACGAGGTGGACCTCTCCAGCGACGCGAAGATCGGCGAGGCGCTGGACCGGCTGGGCTTCGGTGAAGGCGGCGTCCCGCCGGTGCCGCTGTTCCGCGGCGGCGAAGACGCGGGCGAGGAGATGCTCGAGCGGTTCCTCTCCACCGCCAACGGCGTCTACAGCGACCACCGCAACCAGCCGCAGACCGACGACGTCAGCCACATGAGCAAGTACCTGCACTTCGGCAACCTCTCGCCGATCCGCATCGCGCTCGCGGCGAGGGACAAGCTCAGCGGCGACGACCGCGACGACTTCCTGGAGGAGCTGATCGTCCGCCGCGAGCTCACGCACAACTTCGTGCACTTCGAGGAGGATTACGACAAGTTCTCGCAGCTGCCCGCGTTCGCCCGGGAGACGCTCGACGAGCACCGCGACGACGAGCGTGAGCACGTCTACACCCGCCAGCAACTCGAGGACGCCGACACGCACGACCCGTACTGGAACGCCGCGCAGAGGGAGCTGGTCCACACCGGCTACATGCACAACTACATGCGGATGTACTGGGGCAAGAAGATCCTGGAGTGGACGAACACGCCCGAATACGGCTTCGAGACGACGCTCTACCTCAACAACAAGTACTTCCTCGACGGGCGGGATCCCAACTCCTTCGCCAACGTCGCGTGGGTGTACGGGCAGCACGACCGCGGCTGGACCGAACGCGAGATCTTCGGCAAGGTCCGCTACATGAACCGCAACGGGCTGGAGCGGAAGGCCAAGCCCAAGGCGTACGTCGAGAAGGTGGACCGGCTGGTGGAAGAGGCAGAGCAGCGACGCGTGGGTTGA
- a CDS encoding potassium transporter TrkG, whose amino-acid sequence MGSPGAGVCTRTLGLALGPLTLVATPTLAIAWAEGALPVAAGLLVPMAGGALGWAYGRRGERSPHHASGPTLAAAWAVASLLCAAPFLAAGGAFGPLNALFESASGLTSTGLSVAGDPRELPLSLQWWRSTLQWIGGVGILYFALTLACVERAGPEDGDDEAADGELGSGEAEKRGPSLRRLLERTWIVYGGLTLLSFAGLYLAGMSAWDAANHAQTAAATGGFSTSADSLAAFGTAAQAVACVTMLAGAVGFGTLRLMTFGRRPAALAIDPQARWFAAALLPLFLLVWASGVPAWPAFFEAASGLATAGFTVREGGGGLLPIAALPLALAMLVGASAGSTGGGLKLARLRRLVRAAAGKPDAGHRLAEPVAATRRLAGLYAAAFALGTLALGFASPAGVTWVDAAFEAASALGTVGLSSGFTDAEAPAACRVVLVALMWVGRLEVVGVLALLAAPLRGGAKDRAVAQSG is encoded by the coding sequence GTGGGATCCCCCGGGGCCGGGGTGTGCACGCGGACGCTCGGGCTGGCGTTGGGCCCCCTAACGCTCGTGGCGACGCCGACGCTCGCGATCGCGTGGGCCGAGGGGGCGCTGCCGGTGGCGGCGGGGCTCCTGGTCCCCATGGCGGGTGGCGCCCTCGGCTGGGCGTACGGACGGCGGGGGGAGCGGTCGCCGCACCACGCGTCGGGGCCGACGCTCGCGGCGGCTTGGGCGGTGGCCTCGCTGCTGTGCGCGGCTCCCTTCCTCGCGGCGGGCGGCGCCTTCGGCCCGCTCAACGCGCTGTTCGAGTCGGCCAGCGGGCTGACCAGCACCGGCCTCTCCGTGGCGGGCGACCCGCGCGAGCTCCCGCTGTCGCTGCAGTGGTGGCGCAGCACGCTGCAGTGGATCGGCGGCGTGGGCATCCTCTACTTCGCGTTGACGCTGGCGTGCGTGGAGCGCGCGGGTCCCGAGGACGGGGACGACGAGGCCGCGGACGGCGAGCTCGGCAGCGGCGAGGCGGAGAAGCGGGGCCCCTCGCTGCGGCGGCTGCTCGAGCGGACATGGATCGTCTACGGCGGTCTGACGCTGCTGTCCTTCGCGGGCCTCTACCTCGCGGGCATGAGCGCCTGGGACGCGGCGAACCACGCGCAGACGGCGGCCGCGACCGGGGGCTTCTCGACCTCGGCCGACAGCCTCGCGGCCTTCGGAACCGCGGCGCAGGCCGTGGCGTGCGTCACGATGCTCGCGGGCGCGGTCGGCTTCGGGACCCTGCGGCTGATGACGTTCGGGCGGCGGCCGGCGGCGCTGGCGATCGACCCGCAGGCACGCTGGTTCGCGGCGGCCTTGCTGCCGCTGTTCCTGCTCGTGTGGGCCTCAGGTGTGCCGGCCTGGCCGGCCTTCTTCGAGGCGGCGAGCGGCCTCGCCACCGCCGGCTTCACGGTCCGCGAGGGCGGCGGCGGGCTGCTCCCGATCGCGGCGCTCCCGCTCGCGCTGGCGATGCTGGTGGGCGCCTCGGCCGGCTCCACCGGCGGCGGCCTGAAGCTCGCACGGCTGCGGCGGCTGGTGCGGGCGGCCGCGGGCAAGCCGGACGCCGGCCACCGCCTGGCCGAGCCCGTCGCCGCCACCCGGCGGCTCGCCGGGCTCTACGCGGCGGCGTTCGCGTTGGGCACGCTGGCGCTGGGCTTCGCCTCCCCCGCGGGTGTGACCTGGGTCGATGCCGCCTTCGAGGCGGCGTCGGCGCTGGGCACCGTCGGCCTGAGCTCGGGCTTCACCGACGCCGAGGCGCCGGCGGCCTGCCGGGTCGTGCTCGTCGCGCTCATGTGGGTGGGCCGGCTGGAGGTGGTCGGCGTGCTCGCGTTGCTGGCGGCGCCGCTGCGGGGCGGAGCGAAAGATCGGGCGGTCGCGCAATCCGGCTGA
- a CDS encoding Clp protease/crotonase-like domain-containing protein, which translates to MRRRLLASPLRLAAAALLGAAVALPGVGVAAADTLVLTGGRTLQGRVLQEDERGVVFESFRHGARLRQSVPAAQIASIARTAREGLAVAVIPLIGGVGLGTGTPDEPAATAAGLERALRVAQEERAARIVLVVDSPGGRIDEMQRMLALLLDPELPPVTAYARRALSAAAVIALACDELVVAPEAVVGAAVPLRLGPEGTPQNIEAKYRSGYDALLRQVARRAGRDPDLLMAMADERVVLYEEPAPRGPRLTGRPAGAVFKAAGEILTLTAAEAVRLGVARAGAASVAALPAAVGWEAWHSVGHRAWEEAGRVNAAEADALERAARRAAAEVLRQRLSPALAEAEAALAERERAIAGLHAERERVDAWARAQLAAHPAPPMSRRRSAAAERSASLRADIRLQHGDAAARIDAALVELTAQRDALRQQIAEALEALDGLRG; encoded by the coding sequence ATGCGCCGCCGCCTCCTCGCCTCGCCCCTCCGCCTCGCCGCCGCCGCGCTGCTCGGGGCTGCGGTCGCTCTGCCGGGCGTCGGCGTCGCCGCGGCCGACACGCTCGTGCTGACCGGCGGGCGCACGCTGCAGGGCAGGGTGCTGCAGGAGGACGAGCGGGGCGTGGTCTTCGAGAGCTTCCGGCACGGAGCGAGGCTGCGGCAGTCGGTGCCCGCTGCGCAGATCGCCTCGATCGCCCGGACCGCCCGCGAAGGCCTCGCGGTCGCGGTCATCCCGCTGATCGGCGGCGTCGGGCTGGGGACGGGCACGCCCGACGAGCCCGCCGCGACGGCGGCCGGCCTGGAGCGGGCGCTCCGCGTGGCGCAGGAGGAGCGGGCGGCCCGCATCGTCCTGGTCGTCGACAGCCCCGGCGGCCGCATCGACGAGATGCAGCGGATGCTCGCGCTGCTCCTGGATCCGGAGCTTCCGCCGGTGACCGCGTACGCGCGGCGGGCCCTGTCCGCCGCCGCGGTGATCGCGCTCGCCTGCGACGAGCTCGTGGTGGCGCCGGAGGCGGTGGTGGGGGCGGCCGTGCCCCTGCGACTCGGCCCTGAGGGCACGCCGCAGAACATCGAAGCCAAGTACCGCTCCGGCTACGACGCGCTGCTGCGGCAGGTCGCCCGGCGCGCCGGGCGCGACCCGGACCTGCTCATGGCGATGGCCGACGAGCGGGTCGTGCTCTACGAAGAGCCGGCGCCCCGCGGGCCGCGGCTGACCGGCCGGCCGGCCGGCGCGGTCTTCAAGGCCGCCGGCGAGATCCTCACGCTCACCGCCGCCGAGGCGGTGCGCCTGGGCGTCGCCCGGGCCGGCGCGGCGAGCGTGGCGGCGCTGCCCGCGGCGGTCGGCTGGGAAGCGTGGCACAGCGTCGGCCATCGGGCCTGGGAGGAGGCCGGCCGCGTGAACGCCGCCGAGGCCGACGCCCTGGAGCGGGCGGCCCGCCGCGCCGCCGCGGAGGTGCTGCGGCAGCGCCTCTCGCCCGCGCTGGCGGAGGCCGAGGCCGCGCTCGCGGAGCGGGAGCGAGCCATCGCCGGCCTCCACGCCGAGCGCGAACGCGTCGACGCGTGGGCCCGCGCGCAGCTGGCGGCGCACCCGGCGCCGCCGATGAGCCGCCGCCGCTCGGCGGCCGCCGAACGCAGCGCGTCGTTGCGCGCGGACATCCGCCTGCAGCACGGAGACGCCGCGGCACGCATCGACGCCGCCTTGGTCGAGCTGACCGCGCAGCGGGACGCGCTGCGGCAGCAAATCGCCGAGGCCCTCGAAGCGCTCGACGGCCTCCGCGGCTGA
- a CDS encoding aldo/keto reductase, which produces MFDLYRDLGRTGVRVSPLTLGCMNFGGRTGLAESCAIIDRALEGGINFLDTANVYGNGASEEVVGEALARNGHRDFVYLATKCHGNLFKPADGDDAATTLRKKLNPNRWGNSRRMIIDSCEASLRRLRTDRIDLYQIHRPHPGCAIDETLGALDDLVRQGKVRSVGCSTFAAYQLVASLWTSEKLGLNRFVTEQPPYHLLDRRIERELLPACAQFGLGVIPWSPLAGGFLTGKYRSGAGGDARLTPAGGERNRKLLSDPRAAAAVEKLCGLAEAKGCSPSQLALAWVMHQPGITSPIIGPRTMEQLDDNLGAAGVEVTEDDRLAMDELVPPGTCIVPYYEAAWEAPPRGAG; this is translated from the coding sequence ATGTTCGACCTCTACCGCGATCTCGGCCGCACCGGCGTCCGCGTTTCTCCGCTGACTCTCGGCTGCATGAACTTCGGGGGGCGGACCGGACTCGCGGAGTCGTGCGCGATCATCGATCGGGCGCTGGAGGGCGGCATCAACTTCCTGGACACCGCCAACGTCTACGGCAACGGCGCGAGCGAGGAGGTCGTGGGCGAGGCGCTCGCACGCAACGGCCACCGCGACTTCGTCTACCTCGCCACGAAGTGCCACGGGAACCTCTTCAAGCCGGCCGATGGTGACGACGCGGCGACCACGCTCCGCAAGAAGCTCAACCCCAACCGCTGGGGCAACTCCCGGCGGATGATCATCGACTCCTGCGAGGCGTCGCTGCGGCGGCTCCGCACCGACCGGATCGACCTGTACCAGATCCACCGGCCGCACCCCGGCTGCGCCATCGACGAGACGCTCGGCGCCCTCGACGACCTCGTCCGCCAGGGCAAGGTCCGCTCGGTCGGCTGCTCCACCTTCGCGGCGTACCAGCTGGTCGCGTCGCTGTGGACCTCCGAGAAGCTCGGGCTCAACCGCTTCGTCACCGAGCAGCCGCCCTACCACCTGCTCGACCGGCGGATCGAGCGGGAGCTGCTGCCGGCGTGCGCGCAGTTCGGCCTCGGCGTCATCCCCTGGTCGCCGCTGGCGGGCGGCTTCCTCACGGGCAAGTACCGCTCGGGAGCCGGAGGCGACGCGCGGCTGACGCCCGCCGGCGGCGAGCGGAACCGCAAGCTCCTGTCCGACCCCCGCGCCGCCGCGGCCGTCGAGAAGCTCTGCGGGCTGGCCGAGGCCAAGGGCTGCTCGCCCTCGCAGCTCGCGCTCGCGTGGGTGATGCACCAGCCCGGCATCACCTCGCCGATCATCGGCCCCCGGACGATGGAGCAGCTCGACGACAACCTCGGCGCCGCGGGCGTGGAAGTCACCGAGGACGACCGCTTGGCGATGGACGAACTCGTCCCGCCGGGCACGTGCATCGTCCCGTACTACGAGGCGGCCTGGGAGGCGCCTCCGCGTGGCGCGGGCTGA
- a CDS encoding esterase/lipase family protein encodes MPTSPTLVVHGWSDVSGSFGRFRETLAELGVSRPGQVYFADYESREDFMSFNDAADGLERQLRAVGLVDAAGEGRPFNVLTHSTGALVVRHWIWRYYLRGGDRSAACPVRRLVMLAPANFGSPLAHHGKSLAGRIFKGRRGVASFLESGRRFLEGLELGSPYQWRLAHRDLLGGSRVYQPEQRFCTVLCGTQDYGFALPWANKAGTDGAVVVAGTPMDAAKFTLDFTPDAAGQPIRLRRGQDPRGLAVGLLGGLDHTTIHTALHRSGGRDPQGQGAWAREALRRALTVDSLPAFARLREELAAVPVATGVQRFQQVLVHAVDDHGQPIRDFHLQFAVRRVSRLEGGVGQLVGRASERRPTRVEREHGEALEAALTREFHRHTVSPSHRRFLVEPAEIGRLLDAAAADLGQPAALCMKMHVPRIDRSLYYDNDAIRMLVLARTDQHRRTSVFHAGTTTLLELRVNRENHYVQVGKVPRKKRRWEKQA; translated from the coding sequence ATGCCGACGAGCCCGACCCTGGTGGTGCACGGTTGGAGCGACGTCTCCGGCTCGTTCGGCCGCTTCCGCGAGACGCTCGCCGAGCTGGGCGTGTCGCGGCCCGGCCAAGTCTACTTCGCCGATTACGAGTCGCGCGAAGACTTCATGAGCTTCAACGACGCCGCCGACGGGCTGGAGCGACAGCTCCGCGCTGTCGGCCTCGTCGACGCGGCCGGCGAGGGCCGGCCCTTCAACGTGCTCACCCACTCCACCGGGGCGCTGGTGGTCCGCCACTGGATCTGGCGGTACTACCTGCGCGGCGGTGACCGCTCGGCGGCCTGCCCGGTGCGGCGGCTGGTGATGCTCGCGCCGGCGAACTTCGGCTCCCCGCTGGCCCACCACGGCAAGAGCCTCGCGGGCCGCATCTTCAAGGGGCGGCGTGGCGTCGCGTCCTTCCTGGAGTCGGGCCGGCGCTTCCTGGAGGGGCTGGAGCTGGGCAGCCCGTACCAGTGGCGGCTCGCCCACCGCGACCTGCTCGGCGGGTCGCGGGTGTACCAGCCCGAGCAGCGCTTCTGCACCGTGCTCTGCGGGACGCAGGACTACGGCTTCGCGCTGCCCTGGGCGAACAAGGCCGGAACCGACGGCGCCGTGGTGGTGGCGGGAACGCCCATGGACGCGGCGAAGTTCACGCTGGACTTCACGCCCGACGCCGCGGGCCAGCCGATCCGCCTACGCCGCGGCCAGGATCCGCGCGGCCTGGCCGTCGGGCTCCTCGGCGGCCTCGACCACACGACGATCCACACCGCGCTGCACCGCAGCGGCGGCCGCGACCCGCAGGGGCAGGGGGCATGGGCGAGGGAGGCGCTGCGGCGGGCGCTGACGGTGGACTCGCTCCCCGCCTTCGCGCGGCTCCGCGAGGAGCTGGCGGCAGTCCCGGTGGCCACCGGCGTGCAGCGGTTCCAGCAGGTCCTCGTCCACGCGGTGGACGACCACGGCCAGCCGATCCGCGACTTCCACCTGCAGTTCGCCGTGCGTCGCGTGTCGCGGCTGGAGGGTGGCGTCGGCCAGCTCGTCGGCCGCGCTTCCGAACGCCGGCCCACCCGCGTCGAACGCGAGCACGGCGAGGCGTTGGAGGCGGCCCTCACCCGCGAGTTTCACCGGCACACGGTCTCGCCCAGCCACCGCCGCTTCCTGGTGGAGCCCGCCGAGATCGGGCGCCTGCTCGACGCCGCCGCCGCCGACCTCGGGCAGCCGGCCGCTCTGTGCATGAAGATGCACGTGCCGCGGATCGATCGGAGTCTCTACTACGACAACGACGCGATCCGCATGCTGGTGCTCGCGCGGACGGACCAACACCGCAGGACCTCGGTGTTCCACGCGGGCACGACGACGCTGCTCGAGCTCCGCGTGAACCGCGAGAACCACTACGTGCAGGTGGGCAAGGTGCCGCGGAAGAAGCGGCGTTGGGAGAAGCAGGCGTAG